The sequence GTCGCTACGCCGCCGCCCACATTTTTATCACGTGCTAAGTTCACCAGTGATAGCGCGTTACGATTATCCGAGGCCGCGTCGTTATTAAAGTTGAGGCTAAAAGTATCGCCCGTATCGGGTATACCACTGAGTGATGCTTGAATACCCCAATAATTAGAACGCGCAAAATCAGTAGCCGTAGTATCACCAAAAATCATGCTATTAGGTGGAAAGGTTGAAAGTGTCATGTCTTCGGCAAGGGTCACATCCAACGACCCACCTATAACAAAAGTTGACGCGGCATTGTTGCCGGTGGTCGACATGGTGGCATTTGGGTTTTTGCCATCGCTTAAGTCCACGGATTCGCCTGCCCCCGCCGTTAGGGATACGACAAAGTCGTCGCCTTCGGTGGAATATACTCTAAGCTCCGGCGTACCGGTTAAGGCGTTTCGCCCCGCTACCGCGTATATTCCCGCAGCAGACAATGTTGAGTTCCCGGCGATACGTTCAGCAAGGTAATCATTAAATGCATCGATATCGGTTATAGGGTTGGGAACATCCGCGCTTACAACATTTACACCGAGAGGATCGGTTTCGTACTCAATGAGATTTTGATCGTTAAGATTAATTTGTAAGGGCGCCGCATTGGTAATTTGAAGATTGGATAATTCCATATAATTAAAAGCATTGGCGGTAACACCGGCAATATTATCCAAAGCACTCGCCAACCCTCGTGCGCTACTGTTCATCTCAGTAAATATTGTTTGTGCCGACGCAGGAAGACCTTCTAGCTCCGCCGCAGTGGAAAGTGTAATGGCTTCGGCAGGATAACCATTGCTAATAAAGCCCGTACCGGAAATACCGTTGACATCGCCAGCGGTAGTAAACGTTGCTCCTTCTATATTAAAACCTAATAGGTTATTCGCTTGACCTACGGGGGCCACATCGCCATTTCCATCTGGGTCACTATTGTAATTTTGTAGCGTTATATCACCAAAACCCGAGTGTTTTAGCCTAAACGCAACCGTTCCGCTATCGGACATAAAGGCGGTAACATCGGTACCCGTTAGCTGAGCATTAATTTCACTTAACAATACAGCCTCGTCCACAATAGCGGGGCCGGAAACCGCAACGCTAAAAGCACCGTCGTAGGCGGCATTTAAGGTTCCGCTTACCACAACATCAAATGAGAACTGATTTGTCGTTGCGCTAAAATCGGTAGTGGTAAAATCAGGCGCTACAGCGGTGGGTGGCGCCATAAAAAGTGCCGCCTGCTGCGCAAACGTTCGGCCTTCGGGTATGCCTGTCATATTCCCATTGGCGGACACCAATGTTGCCTGCGGGTTTGTTCCAAAGAGGGCGTTATTCGCACCCACGACAAACCGCTGATCACGAATGGGCGGTGACAATTGTATGGGCTTTCCAGGGTCGGAGTTGTCGAGAATATCGTAGCTGGTGGGCGAAGTAAATTGTACAATTAAAGGCGGGTTCATAACGCCTGTATTCGCTAATAAAGGTAATGGCGAACCGTCGGCAGCGGTAAGCGATAGCACTTCGCCGGGCGATATTTCGCCAGAACCTCTATTGCCGAGGCTGGCATCCGTAACCAGAGGGCTCGCAAAGGCGAGGCTTTGTGCATTCACTAATGATGACGAAAAATCTCGCCCGCCAGTACGTACAGGTAATAGTTTAAACGCATCGCCATCTTGAAAGGTGCCCGATTCAAACACCAATGATAACCCATCAAAATTAACTGATAGTGGATAGGCCCCAGTTAACAAACCTGTGGCAACTTCAGTACTGTCGGATAAACGCTCTATACGATACAGGCCACCCGCTTCAATTTTCACCTCGTAGTCACTGTCTGTGAGTTGAAGGCTATCGTCGATGTTTAATTTTATTTGTCTGTCGGCCGGCCCGGCATTATTGGAGTTTCCAATCACCCGTGCGGCGGATAAACTATTCTCATTGACATCAAAAAAGAATAAGCCACCAAATTCGTTTTCGAGCGTTATACCCTGTTGATGAACCTCGTTAAAAGAATCGGCCATAACTACCGCTATTCGACCAAATTGATTGTAGACACTGTCCATTACACCATCACGAAAGCGAAGTAAGCCACCAATTTCGCCACCGCTAATTAAATTAGTAATGGGCTGACCACCGATATCATTTTGAAACACAATATCCATTTTCGCCGCATCTTCTTCACTTGAAGCCACGGTTAATCTACGGGCCTCGATACCCACGACAAGATTTTGACCACTACCAATTACCACATTAATTTGACCCGACCCTTGGTCGTAGGTTTGAATTGAAATTAATTCGGATAATTGACGAAGCGTTTCATCCCGTTGATCTAATAAGTCATTCGGCAACGCGCCACCGCCAATACCCACGGCGTCAGATATTTTCAAGTTTAGCCCCGCTATATTTTCCACCAGCGCGTTAACTTGAGCTACCGCTGCCGAAATAGAATCATCGGCGTTGGCATCAAGCGCTTGAAACCGGCTATACAGCGTATTGAAACGGTCGGCAAGGTTTTCGGCCTCACTCAGAATTAATTGGCGAGCCGGTATTGACGTTGGGTCGTCTAGCCCGTTTTGCATCGACGCAAAAAATGATTCGAGGCCACTCGACAAGCCTGTTGACGTATCAGATAACAAATTATCGAGCTGGCTAACGTTGGTATGGTAAACCTCTAGGTCACTGTAAAGCGTGGTATCGGCACGTAATTGTCCGGTCACAAAACCATTCACAATACGTTCAATACTTTCAACATTAGCGCCATTACCAACGTAACTATTGCCGGTAAGTGTTGCAGGGTTGGTTTCGATGGCTACACGCTGCCGACTATAACCATCGACACCCGCATTGGATATATTGTGGCCTGTAGTGCTTAACGCTGTTTGCGTTGCGCGAAGGCCGCTAACACTAATGCCGAGAAGGTCTGAGCTCATGACATAGCCACCTTAGGAATCCGTGCGTTTTAGGGCCGAATCGCCGGTAACGATACGCTCACGAATGGAGAGTATTTTATTCGCATAATCAGGGTCGGTTGCGTAACCCGCCTTCTGCAAGGCATGAATATAGGTACCACCATCATTCGCTTTTAGCGCATTGTGATAACGCGGATTCTGCTGAACAAAAGCCACGTAATCGGTAACCGCGTGTTCTATGGAGTCGTAGGCGCGAAACGTCGCTTGCTCTGGTTTAAAGGTTCCCTGACTATATTCAAGTGTCGACACATCTAACGTGTCGCCCTGCCATTGTTGGCCGGCTTTAATATTGAATACATTAAAACTACTCTCACCGTTCGAATTTTTCAGTACGGATTGTCCCCAGCCGGTTTCGAGCGCCGCTTGTGCGGTAAGTATTGCACTGTCAATTCCTAGCGCTTTTGCGGCTTGCGCCATAATGGGTGAAACAACGCGTATAAAACTTTCAGGGGAGTGCGCCAGTGCAAAATAGTGCGGCGGTTTATCATTCGCCGATTTTGTTACAACGGGAACGGCTGCTTCTGGTTCGTTGCGCAGGGTTAGTGGTGCATTGACAGAAATGGTTTTTGCGGGCAAAGGTAACAGCGGGCTAACGCTATCCGGTTTAACCAACCGATTTTTAAGTTGCTCGTTGCCTTCAGGTGTAACACGCGCTGGTAGGCTTCCCGTTGGAATGGATGACGCTGGCACATTTTCCAATGAAGTATTTACCGATGAATCAGTCTCCAATGGCGTTACCATCGATAACCGGCTTTCCGCCGCAGAGGATGTTCTATTGTCGCCGTACGACTGGCTCATTTGTCGGTACATGGCCTCTGCAATACCAATACCACCTTGCTGGGTATGGGCCATACTCAACGATAATTGCTGGTCGTACATATCGCGGTAGAATTTTGTTTCGCCGCTGTTAAATAAACTACCTTCTTCAAATACAGCGTTTGCATCACGCATACTTTTTAACATCATGCCTATAAAAATGGATTCAAATTGTTGAGCCACTTTTCGCATGGCATCATCTTTATCGTCGCTGGCCTTTAGTTGCTGAAGGCTCGCTAAATCTGTATAGACATCTGCCGACTGTAAATGTTGTTGCGCGGCTAGAAGAGAGTGTGACGTAGCACTATTCATCAGATCACCAATATTTCGGCTTTTAAAGCACCGGCTTGTTTTAACGCTTCTAAGATTGCCATTAAGTCTCCTGGGGCAGCGCCTACTTCGTTTACTGCTCGCACAATGTCACTTAATGTTGGTCCGGGCGCAAATTCAAACATAGGCCCAGATTCTTCCGTTATTTCTACTGAGCTTTCGGGCACTACGACGGTGTTTCCGTCCGAGAAACCACCGGGCTGGCTAATATTGACATCTTCGCGCACTGTAACCGTTAAAGAACCATGGGTAACGGCAACTGGCGACACGCGTACATGTTTACCGACCACAATGGTGCCGGTACGCGAGTTAATAATAATTTTTGCCGATGATTCTCCCGGCGTAACGTTTACGTTTTCGAGTAGCGATAAATAATCCACTCGCTGTGCTGCGAGCTGGGGCGCTTGCACGGCAATTGAGGTTGCATCCATTGGCATGGCAACGTCGGGGCCGAGCAAGTCATTAATACTATCGGCAACACGTTTTGCCGTGGTGAAATCGGGCGTGTGTAAGTTAAATATAATTTTCCCTCCGTTCGCGAAGGTAGACGGTACCGAACGCTCGACCATCGCACCGTTAGGAATACGGCCTACACTGGGAATGTTGACCGTTACGCTTGAGCCATCTCGGCCGTCTGCTCCAAATCCGCCGACAATTAAATTACCTTGCGCAATGGCATATACGCGCCCGTCCAGGCCTTTTAGCGGCGTTAACAATAACGCGCCTCCACGCAAACTTTTAGCGTTTGCAACGGATGAAACCGTGATATCAATGGTTTGGCCCGGCTTAGAAAATGCGGGGAGTTCGGCATGCACCGCAACGGCGGCCACGTTTTTGAGTTGAAATTTTGCACCGGGCGGAATGGTAATACCAAACTGCTTTAACATGCTCATAAACGATTGCGTGGTAAACGGCGTTTGATTGGTTTGATCGCCACTACCATCGAGCCCAACCACCAAACCGTAGCCCACCAGTTGATTACTGCGCACTCCCGCTACGGAGGTTATATCTTTTATTCGTTCGGCCATACCATTGGCACTATGCATTAAACACAACACCAAGAAAGGACCCATAAAAAAACGTGTTAACGTAGAGTAACTCTTCATTAGAATGGCCATAAGGGGCTGTTAAAGAATTTTCCAATCCAGCCAATTTGCTGCGAATCTGCAAATTCTCCAGTGCCCGAATAGGTAATGCGCGCATTCGCAAGTTTGGTTGAGACGATGGTATTGTCTGGGCTTACATCGTCTGGGCGAACTAAGCCGCTCAATCGAATATATTCATCACCGCTATTAAGCGTTAACCATTTCTCTCCACGTACGAGTAGTGTGCCATTAGGGTAGACATCCACCACTGTTACGGAAATATTACCGGTAAGCTGGTTGCTTTGGTCGGCATCGGCCTCACCTTTAAATTCTCGAGCTGCCGCCAGATCGGTATTCATTGATACATCACCCGCGCCGAGCGTTGTTCCAAGTAGCGCAGCCGTACCAGATGCTCCGCCAACAGTAATATCGCTATCTTTAATTAACGCTATATTCGACGTTTTTTTAGAGCTGGTACGTTCTTGCAATACCACATTTAAAATATCGCCTATGCGTGTTGCTTTACGATCATCAAACAACACCATAGATGTATTGTCGGAATACAACGATCCGTTAGCCGGTAGCGACGGTCTTTCGGACGGTTGCATTACCGGCGCGTAATAGGGGTCGTCGGGTAGTACGGGCTTGCTTACGCAACCGCTGAGTAGCAAGTGCCCACCACCGATTAGCGTGACTATTATTAAGCCTTTTATGCTCATATTGTTACCCATGCCGTTTTAATCGTGACGCTCATTTCACAGAACCTTAACTTACAAATTTTGCGTCACAAACTGTAACATTTGGTCTGCCGTTGAGACGACTTTCGAGTTCATTTCGTAGGCTCTTTGCGTGGTAATCATATTGACCATTTCTTCAACAATATCGACATTGGAATTTTCCAGCATGCCTTGGTTAATTTGGCCCAATCCATTTTCGCCCGGCGTACCGGTAACCGGTGTTCCACTAGAAGCAGTTTCTAAAAACAAATTGCCACCTATGGCCTGCAGGCCAGCAGGATTAACGAAATCAACCGTTTGGATATTACCCAACACTTGCGGTGCGGGCGTACCCGGTACAAAAGCGCTAACGATACCGTCTGTTCCCACGGTGATACGATCGGCATTGGCCGGTAAGGTTATTGCCGGTTGCAATAGCAAACCGCTTGCATCCACTAATTCACCCGCACTACTTAGATGAAGTTGGCCCGCGCGGGTGTAAGATATGTTGCCATCGGGTTGTAGTATTTGAAAAAATCCGCGCCCGTCTATGGCCATATCCAAAGGCTGATTGGTAATTTGTAAACTGCCTGCGGTAAATTGTTTTTGCGTTCCCACAACCCGTACGCCAGTACCCAACTGCATGCCAGATGGTAGCTGAGTTTCTTCTGTTGTTTGCGCCCCTGGTTGACGCTGAATTTGATACAACAGATCTTCGAATATCGCTCTATCGCGCTTGAAGCCTACCGTGGAGGTATTCGCCAAATTATTGGCGACTGTTGTAAGCTGTATATCTTGTGCGGCTAAGCCGGTTTTACTCACATAGAGTGCTGCGTGCATTTCACACCTCGAACTATCGTTTTAAGGCTTTAACTGAAGCGTTTGTATTAACCCGACACCCGCAATAAGCTTGCGGATGTTTCTGAGTTCTCTTTTACGGTTTGCATAATTTTCACCTGCATTTCATATTGCCGTGCAAGGCTTAGAATACTGGTAAGTTCGTTAACAGCATTGACGTTACTACTTTCGACAAATCCAGAAACGACGCGTACCGCGGCATCTGCGGGCACGTCCTCTTCTAAATCCAACGCATGAATCAAACCATCGGTACCGCGCTTAATCGTGTCCAAGGCTGGGTTAACTAATTTAATTCTGTCTGCAAGCACTGGCGCGTCCACGCCCTGCCCAAGCGGCAAAACGGTAATGGAGCCGTCTATCGCCACTTCTAATTTTTCCGCGGGCGGTATTGAAATAGGCCCTCCATTGCCAAGCACCGGCAAGCCATTGCCGGTGCGTAAAATACCAACACTGTCCACAAACAACGAGCCAGCGCGCGTATAAGCTTCGCTGCCATCAGGCGCTTGCACGGCGATGAATCCTTCACCTTCAATGGCGATATCGAGTTCGCGCCCTGTTTGCACGAGTGCGCCTTGTTTAAAATCCGTTGCCGGGCTTTCCGCTAATGCGTAGGCACGTGTAGGCTGACCATCACCGTAATACACCGGCATACTGCGTGCCTGTGCAAAATCGGCCTTAAAGCCAACCGTATTAATATTGGCGAGGTTATTCGCATGCGCGGTTTGCGCTTGCATATTGTGTTTAGCGCCTGTCATAGCGACATATAGAGCTTTATCCATAGTATTTCACTGTCGTAACGCGTGAATTTAAACCCATCGAAAAACGTGTTGTTTGCATTGAATAACGATGGAAAAGTGTCACATTCGAACCCTATCCAGAAAGGAGCAATAAGGGTGCCAAAACGGGAATAGCGTTGTACTAGGCCATTATTGATTCCGCTAACGGTTGCTGCCGCGAGGGCTATTCGGTTAATAGTGCGAGTACCGCACGCTAGAACTACACCTATGACTACACCGATGAACTAGCGCAAGGAGTATGAAGAGTATGAAGAGTATGAAGAGTATGAAGAGTAAGTGGCGCGATGCTATAGCCCTAAACTGTAAGGGTCTAACCAAAGTGTTTTATCTTCCAGTGGTGTTTTGGGTGATAGCGTAGGGTTTTTTAAATGGAACGCAATACGGTTTTGGAGGTTAGCTTTGTTTAAGACATCCATCACCATAGGGTTGTTTAGAAAAAAATTATCGAAACTACCATCGGTTATCGCGGCGCGTAAACCCGATTCCAAATCGGCAGCCAACCGTATATTGCTCTGTGAAACAAAAAGATAAAAGGGCATTTTATAAATGAGCATTAATTTTTTCTCTACAGCCAACTCTAACGTCGGCCGCGACGATATTTCTGCCCAAGGCTCTTGCACGCCACGCGGGAAAGCGTCGAAGCGGCCACCATCGACCATATCGAAAAGATTGGAATATTTATTTGCCTTAACAACATTGAACCCATTAGCTTCTAAAATTTCAGTGTCTGACCATGTTCGGCCCTGCCCTAAATTTAGCCGTTTCATGTTTTCTATAGTTGAAACATTATCGAACGCTGGTTGGTTTCCAGAATGGATAATAAAAATACGATGCCCCAGTAAACCTTTGTAAAGTGGAATACGAACAGGAATAAGCTCTTCTTCGAGAGAGCGGGTGGTGCCCGCCCACATAATGGCTATATTGCCACTTTTAACTTCTTCGAGAAGTCGTGTTTGGGTCATATTCGTTTCACCATTATAGGTAATCGAATACGGCGTCTCGCTATAGGAAAGCGCTAATTTTATTAAGCCGTTACAATATTCACCGTTAGGGTCGGATATTTCACCAAGATTGACGGTCGCGGCCTGCGCGCGAAGGGGCAGCGCCATTATAGAGGCCAAGACTATTAAAACCATTAATCTATTGGCCATGAGTCACCCTCCTCACTGTGCCGCAAATCACTTTCACTCCCGTTAGGTTGAATACGCGCTCACAGTTTTAGCCCGCGGTGCGTAAGCGCATGCTTGGAGTATAGACACGATTCCATAATGCGGCAGTTAAATGACGCGATAGCCAGCTGTAACCCACACAAACGATTAACGAGCGAAGCGACCGTGGACATGCTCCACGCGGGTCGCGATAAACCGCATTAGTAACGACGTTTCAAGGTGCTCACACCTAGTGTTAACGTAGGTTAATAATTGTTTGCGTAACTTGATCCGCTGTTTCTATCGTTTTGGCGCTTGCTTGGAAATTGCGTTGCGCAATAATGAGATTTACCAATTGCTCTGACAAATCCACGTTCGATTCTTCTAGTGCACCGGATTGCAGAGCACCCAGTGCAGCACTGCGCGGGGTACCAATATTGGGTTGGCCCGATTCGAAATTTTCAGCCCACATGGTATTACCGACCGGCTGTAAGCCTTGTTGATTGGTAAAATCAGCCAGTGCCACCTGCGCCAGTGTTTGCGATTCACCATTGGTGTAACGCGCAAAAATAATACCACTTTCGTCAATACTGAGGCCCGATAAGCGGCCCGTCGCATAACCATTCTGATCGACATCATTCACCGAAAAGTCGGAACCAAACTGCGTAGTACCATTTAACTCAATCACAAAATTAGACGATGTGGGAGGCTCCGGTATGGCCGGCGTTCCACCTGCCAGTACGTTCTGTGGGCCCATCGCACCATTGGGCTGCCCATTAGAGTCGAGCGGCACCCAGTTCGAGATAAGCATATCTTCGGTGAGAATATTATTGAGTGAGCCATCCTCATTAAAGTACACACCAAAGGACAATGGCGTAGGTGATATATTGGCTGGCGGCGGCAGTGAGGTATCGGGATCGCCTACATCTAGGCCGTCAATTTGCACGAACATTTGCCAGTGATTGGAGGCTGAGGCGGGGTCCGTTGCATCGTAATTTTGTTTCACAAAGTATTGTGTCATTACATGAGAATTACCCAAGCTATCGTAGATACTCATGGAGGTGGCACTGTTGTAGGTGGACTGATCTGTCGGATCAAAAGCGTTGATAACCACATCCTCAAATTCGGCATCGGAAATTGGTTGATACAATCCAATAGAGGGAGGCGAGGCATTTTCCATCACGTAGCCTTGGTCTAGTACGATATTAATCGCACCGCCCACGGTTACCGAATTGAGGGTTGAGTCAAAATTACCCGCCCCTACCGGCGGTACCTGTAACGTTTGGGCTGGTGCGTCCAAATCACCTTGTATGGTGAGTGAGTCGCCACCATTTACACTATCAATAGCGATACGTAAATCGTCGCCCACGGCAGAGGCTAAAACTAAACTGGTTCCCGTTGGGCTTAAGGTTGCCGTTATACCTGGCAAAACTGAATCACTCAAAGCATTCACTTCTGCCTCTAACCCCGCTAGCGAATCCGCCACTAGGTTTACGCCGTTGAACGAGACCGTTAAGTTTCCGGAGGCACTGGTATGGTTACTGAGTGTTAATTCTGATTGCGAAGTAGCAGAGACGCCTTCCAACGCATTTAACCGAGAGGCCGTTTGTGCCGCTGTGACACCCTGTAAACTCGTAAACGGCACTATCGCACCATCAGGGCCAATAAATTCAATGGACTGCTGTGGGTAACCATTCGATACCGCTGCGATACCCCCTACCGAAGCTGGTGCTGGATTTAACCCAATTTGTGCCACGTTCGCAGAGGGTGTAAGCACTTGAACGAGAGAGTTTTCTCCTTCTTGTAAAGATGTAATCTCTAACCCATACACACCACCACCGTAGTCCACGGCATCGGCAATAACATCGATAGCGGTTTGCGGTAACACGGGGTTAAATATTTGCGCATTAATAACGCCGGCAAGCGTACTGAGATCATTAAACGTATTGATGGTGGCCGGTACGCCCGAACCGGTATCAAGATCAATACTAACGGTACCGTTGTTACCCGACGTAGCTCCCGACAACTGCACATCGAACGTCATAGGCGTAGTGGTAAAGTCGTTCGCTAGCGGCAACGCAAATGTAGTGCCCGTTAAGGTTGTGATGGTTGCATTTTGTAACCCTATCTGGGCAACACCAATTGCATTACCTTGCGTTTGAAATTCGCGGCCAATGCTTTGCAGTATTTCATCGGTGGAATCTAAATTGAGAATTGAATCGACAGACGTGGTTTGACGAGGTGCCAAATTAGCGGTTTGAATTTGTATATCACCGGTTATGCCGCCTACATTTCCGCCTGTATCGGCTTGAAACCCTTGAATACGTGCCCCTACATTATTAGTAATATAACCGTCATCGTTCAAACCAAATGTACCCGCACGCGAATAGAGTTGTTCCCCATTGCGGCTAAGCAAAAAGAACCCGTTACCGTTAATAGCCAGATCTAATTCATTTTCAGTAAAGGCGATATTACCTTGCGAAAAGCCTTGTGCCACGTCTTGCACCTGAATACCGCTGCCCACCGAGTTGGCTCCCGCACCTAAAACCGAGGTAGCGTAAACATCGCCAAACTCCACTCTAGACACCTTAAAACCTGTGGTTGACGCGTTGGCAATATTATTACCCGTCACGGTTAAATCTGTTGAGGCGGCACGAATGCCGCTTAAAGCCGTATCGAAAGGCATATACTTCTCCTGCTAAACTTAATTACAACGTGCGGCAATAAATTGCCGCCTATTCATTAAACTGTTTCACGTCGGCCAGATTCACTGCACCAATACCCGCTAAATTCAGTACAAGGCTGCCATTGCTAGCAACGGTCACACTATTAACATTCGCACTAAGCGCAGTATTTAATTCCGTTGAATTTCCGTCGCTTTGGGTGAGTACTTCAAACCGATATAAGCCTGCATTTACGCCATTTTCATGGCGACTTTCCCAATCAATTAATTCACCATTCACCTCGGCATTTTGTCCATCCCAACGCAGTACTACTTCGCCTGCAGGCTGTACACCAAGGGATATTTGCTCTACGAGTTCACCAGATTCGGTTAAAATATTCACCGATATGTCACTTGCACTAGCAGGCACATCAATGCTTGCCGTAATCACACCGCCGCTTTCAAGCTGAGTTCTATCGGATGGTACCGTTACGGAACGGCCCACGAGGGTAGAGGCTTGCAATGCTTGATTGGCCACAAAATTATTAGTAAAACTATCAAAATTGTTATTTAGCCGATCAAGGCTTTCCACCGAACTAAATTGCGCCAACTGGGCAATAAATTCGGTATTTTCTTGCGGGCTTAACGGATCTTGATGCTCTAACTGCGTAATCATTAGTTCCAAAAAAGCACTTTGACCAAGCTCGTTGTTTTTAGCCTCGCCCTTGGTTTTATTGGCGATCGATAAATCGCTTAACAGGCTGTTATTGCTGATAGCATTTATTTCACTCATGCGTTTTTCCTCACCAGCTCTACCGTTTTAACAAAATTGTCATGACTATTTATTGGCCCAATGATAATACCCGTTGAACCATTTGCTTGGCCGCGTTCATCACTTCTACATTTACTTGAAATGAGCGAGAAGCCGAGATCATATTCGTCATTTCTTCTACGATATTAACGTTCGGGTAATATACGTATCCGTCTTCATTTGCATTGGGGTTTTCGGGCTCGTAACGGGGTTGTAAAGGTGCATCACTTTCTACAATTCCCTGCACTCTCACACCCATAGATTCGGGCGTATCATGTTGAGCAGACATGGTGTTGCCCTGTAGCGCTGCGGCCTGAACCGCCGAAAATACTGGGTGCCTACCACGGTAGGTTAATTCACTACTTGAACTGGCCGTTTCTGCATTGGCAATATTACTGGCCGTGGTATTGAGGCGAATGCTTTGTGCATTCATACCCGAACCCGCGACATTAAAAATATTGGATAAGCTCATACATTTCTCACAACAAAATAATGTTTAAATAACCGTTAACACAGTCTCAACGCAAGAGACGACTGCTTTCGATAGAACAATCGGCGCTCGGACAATATCCAACACAGCAGATATTCATTATTCACCACGAATGGCTTTTGTCAGCCCTTTAAACTTGCTATTGAGAAATGTAAAACTCGCTTGGAAATCTAAATTGTTTTTCATAAATTCAGCATGTTCCACTTGTTCTTCTACTGTATTGCCATCAATACTGGGCTGGCTGGGTGTACGGTATAGGGTATCCAGCTCACCCAAGCTTTTGTCATCAAACTGTAGGTGTCCGTTACGAGTAGCACGCAAGCTCATATTGCCCGACTTATCGCCCAGCCGTGACGCTAGTGCTTGCTGAAAATTAAGATCTTTGGCTTTATAACCTGGCGTATCCACATTCGCTAAATTGCTGGCCAGTATGCCGGCACGCTGGCCCCGTAGACGCAAAGCTGATTCATGAACACCGAGCGCTTGATCGAATGAGATTGCCATGGGGTTTTACCTTCCAGTTCAAAAAAGAGTGTTATACCAGACTAATAGCAATGCGTATGCCAAGAGGATGAAAACCACTAACACGTTGTTTTATATGGTTTTTATTTTATTCTAGATGCCAGCAGCAGCGGTGAGAAGCGGCAATTTATTACCGCGCTTAGAGAGGATAGTGTAACCGAAGAAGATTGCGTGAAAGCCCTGTATCAAGTGGCACAATAGCCATTGCTACAGGTTTGCCAAGCCTTGTAAAACATAATAGAACGCAGCGCTTTCCGAGTCGCCCAAGGCGATATCTGCAAGCGTTGTATCGAGTTCAGTCTGGCTAATAAGACCGAGGCGTTGGTCTAAATACGCCGCCAAAATTTGTTGCTCTGAATTCATCGGCTGAAGGCCATCACGCAATGCCCGCGCGTTTGAGGGTGAACCCAGTAACATTTCATTGATGGCCATTTCACTGCGTATATAGAAGTTTTCGTTAACCGATAATTGCTGGCGATAAAAATTTTGTGACGCTTCGAAGTTACCTTCTTGACGATAGGCATGACCAATTTTGTGTAAATACTCTGTGTTTTCAGTACTGTGATACAAGTGTTGCCACACTTCTCTAGCGGCATCCTCTTCACCCAATGCGTATTGGGCGGCAGCATGAATCTCTAACAATTCGGGCAGCTCGTTAGCATAATACGCTTCTTGCTCTTCTTCAGACATTAACAGGTAGTTTTCAGTT is a genomic window of Teredinibacter purpureus containing:
- the flgJ gene encoding flagellar assembly peptidoglycan hydrolase FlgJ, which produces MNSATSHSLLAAQQHLQSADVYTDLASLQQLKASDDKDDAMRKVAQQFESIFIGMMLKSMRDANAVFEEGSLFNSGETKFYRDMYDQQLSLSMAHTQQGGIGIAEAMYRQMSQSYGDNRTSSAAESRLSMVTPLETDSSVNTSLENVPASSIPTGSLPARVTPEGNEQLKNRLVKPDSVSPLLPLPAKTISVNAPLTLRNEPEAAVPVVTKSANDKPPHYFALAHSPESFIRVVSPIMAQAAKALGIDSAILTAQAALETGWGQSVLKNSNGESSFNVFNIKAGQQWQGDTLDVSTLEYSQGTFKPEQATFRAYDSIEHAVTDYVAFVQQNPRYHNALKANDGGTYIHALQKAGYATDPDYANKILSIRERIVTGDSALKRTDS
- the flgK gene encoding flagellar hook-associated protein FlgK; protein product: MSSDLLGISVSGLRATQTALSTTGHNISNAGVDGYSRQRVAIETNPATLTGNSYVGNGANVESIERIVNGFVTGQLRADTTLYSDLEVYHTNVSQLDNLLSDTSTGLSSGLESFFASMQNGLDDPTSIPARQLILSEAENLADRFNTLYSRFQALDANADDSISAAVAQVNALVENIAGLNLKISDAVGIGGGALPNDLLDQRDETLRQLSELISIQTYDQGSGQINVVIGSGQNLVVGIEARRLTVASSEEDAAKMDIVFQNDIGGQPITNLISGGEIGGLLRFRDGVMDSVYNQFGRIAVVMADSFNEVHQQGITLENEFGGLFFFDVNENSLSAARVIGNSNNAGPADRQIKLNIDDSLQLTDSDYEVKIEAGGLYRIERLSDSTEVATGLLTGAYPLSVNFDGLSLVFESGTFQDGDAFKLLPVRTGGRDFSSSLVNAQSLAFASPLVTDASLGNRGSGEISPGEVLSLTAADGSPLPLLANTGVMNPPLIVQFTSPTSYDILDNSDPGKPIQLSPPIRDQRFVVGANNALFGTNPQATLVSANGNMTGIPEGRTFAQQAALFMAPPTAVAPDFTTTDFSATTNQFSFDVVVSGTLNAAYDGAFSVAVSGPAIVDEAVLLSEINAQLTGTDVTAFMSDSGTVAFRLKHSGFGDITLQNYNSDPDGNGDVAPVGQANNLLGFNIEGATFTTAGDVNGISGTGFISNGYPAEAITLSTAAELEGLPASAQTIFTEMNSSARGLASALDNIAGVTANAFNYMELSNLQITNAAPLQINLNDQNLIEYETDPLGVNVVSADVPNPITDIDAFNDYLAERIAGNSTLSAAGIYAVAGRNALTGTPELRVYSTEGDDFVVSLTAGAGESVDLSDGKNPNATMSTTGNNAASTFVIGGSLDVTLAEDMTLSTFPPNSMIFGDTTATDFARSNYWGIQASLSGIPDTGDTFSLNFNNDAASDNRNALSLVNLARDKNVGGGVATYAESYGSLVEYVGIDTSSAKINVDASEQVLHQTTQLRASVSGVNLDEEAANLIRFEQMYAANTQVISVARELFDRLINSF
- a CDS encoding flagellar basal body P-ring protein FlgI, yielding MHSANGMAERIKDITSVAGVRSNQLVGYGLVVGLDGSGDQTNQTPFTTQSFMSMLKQFGITIPPGAKFQLKNVAAVAVHAELPAFSKPGQTIDITVSSVANAKSLRGGALLLTPLKGLDGRVYAIAQGNLIVGGFGADGRDGSSVTVNIPSVGRIPNGAMVERSVPSTFANGGKIIFNLHTPDFTTAKRVADSINDLLGPDVAMPMDATSIAVQAPQLAAQRVDYLSLLENVNVTPGESSAKIIINSRTGTIVVGKHVRVSPVAVTHGSLTVTVREDVNISQPGGFSDGNTVVVPESSVEITEESGPMFEFAPGPTLSDIVRAVNEVGAAPGDLMAILEALKQAGALKAEILVI